The genomic segment TTTCTCTATATGTTCGCGGCGGTGATCGTGCTGGCGGCCCGCAAGGATCGCCGCGAGAATGAACATGCGGTGCTGGTGCCGGGGGGCAAGGCCGGTGTGTGGATCTGCGGAGCGCTGGGATTTGTCGTTGTGCTGGTGGGGATTGGGCTCTCGTTTGTGCCGCCGGGTGGGTCAGATGCGATGGATTTCGAGATCAAGCTGGTGGGCGGTACGGTGGGGGCGATTTTGATCGGGCTGGTGCTTTATTGGCGGGGAGTCCGGTCGAAGGCCGCGGTGTAGGGATAGCAGAGGAGCGGCGGAATCAGTGGTAAAAGCGGGTTCTTCGTCGCTGCGCTCCTCAGAATGACAAGTTGGTAGGGGAGTCAGGCGACTGGAATGCGCCGCGACGCGCTGCTTCCTTGTTGCTGACGGAGAAGAGCAGCGGGCGTCAGCAGTTGCAGGGTGATCACCACGGCGGGTGCGAGCATCACCAGCGAGTTCAGTACCCACATTTCAGAGCCTGCGGCCACTTGATCCTGTAACGGGGTGAGGAATGAGACGCGTTCGGCTGCGGCGTAGGGCGCATAGAGCACGCGGCCCGAGAACGCGAGCGTAGCAGAGAGCACGGTGTTGAGGATGTCGGCGCCGAGCAGGTAGGGGATGACGGTCCATCGGGGCCAGCGCGGCTGCGTGGGCCAGGGCGCGAGGACCACCCACCAGAATGCGACCGAGGTGAGTAAGAAGCACAGGTGCTCGAAATCGTGGATGCGTTCCGAGGTGAAGGTCAGTTCGAACATGGCCGGCACGTGCCAGCCGAGATAAGCGATGTTCATCGCAAGCCAAGCGAACACGGGATGCGTGATCAGGCGACAGATGGCGTGGAACCAGCGCGCGCGGAATACGGGCCGTGATAAGAGGCGGATGAGCGGGCGAGGCAGCCCGCGGAGCAGCGGCACCGTTGGCGCGCCGAGCACTAGAAGTGGAGGCGCCACGCTCATGAGGATGAAGTGCTGCAGCATGTGCGCGGTGAGCAGGTAGTCGTCTAGGGCATCGATAGGCGAGGCTAGGGCGATCCAGAGCGCGGCCGCTCCGCCGACGAAGCACGTTGCGCGCCAGGCGGGGAGCTCAAGCGGGCGCGTGCGGTTTGCGACGAACCATCCGCGGAGATAAAGCGCTAGCATTACCGCGAGGCCGATGAACGGCACCACGGGAAGCGACCAGGCCGCGAGCCAGTTGTCGGGGAGCGGGTCGGAATCGAAGATGACGATCGCGAACATGCCGGTCACTTCGGGGGAATCTGCGTTCCGCCGCGCTGGACGTTTGAGTCGGGCGGCACGCCTCCCTGGCCGGCTACCTGGCGCGACATGTCCTGCGCCTGCGGACGATAACTCGGGCGCAGCGTGATGAGGTACTTGACGAGGGCGGTGGTCTCGGCGGGCGAGAGTGCGCTGCCGTAGGCGGGCATGTTGCCGCCGCCGAGGAGTACCTGGCGGTAAAGCTGATCCTCGGTCAGACGCGTTGCCACATCATCGAGAGCGGGGCCACGCATTCCACCGAGGCCGCCGACGGAGTGGCAGTTGCGGCACTGCTTGGCCTGGAAGACGACTGCGCCTTTGCGCTCGAGCGGGGTGCGGTCTTTCAGGAGATTGGCGGGAATGACGGCGCCACTCCACGCGGTCATCTGCGGGCTCCATGGTGTGTAGGTGCCGAGATGCGTGAGCACGCCGAAGCAGATGGCGAGGAACATCACCATGAATACGGCGACGGGACGCCGCCACCAGCTCTTCTCGCCGACGCCTGCGATGAGCGGCAGCGCGACCAGCGCGGCGACGGCGACGACGGGTGCGATCAGGATGAAGGGCGTCTCCATTTCGGGAGGGAGGAAGGAGAGCACCGAGTATATCCAGAGGAAGAAGAAGTCGGGCTTGGGGACGGTGTTGATGATGGTGGGGTCGGGTACGCCCTTGGGGCCGAAAGGACCGAAGATCGCCGCGCAGATGGCGACCGCAAGGATGATGGCGGCTGAGAAGAAAAGGTCCTTCCACACCGCGCCGGGAACGAAGGGGATGCCGTGCTTGTGCGATAGCTCGTTGTACTCCTCGATGTAGGTTTCGCGGCGCACGACGCGGCCGGGCATGGGCCACTCATTGATACCAAGCTTGAGCACCATCCATACATGAAGGGCTGTGAGGCCGAGGAGGGTTCCAGGAATGATGAAGACGTGGAGCGCGAAGAAGCGCGTGAGCGTAGCTCCGTTGATGATGGGCCCGCCGAGCATGATGTGCACAAGCTGTCCACCGATGAGAGGCACGCGGCCCATGATGGAAGCGCCGATGCCGAGGCCCCAGTAGGCGTCCTGGTCCCAGCGCAGCACCTGGCCGGTGAACGCCATGCCGAGCGTCATGAGCAGCATGAAGACGCCGACGATCCACGTGAGCTCGCGCGGAAATTTGTAGGCGCCGAAGAGGAACACCTGCGCCATGTGGATGAGCACCACGGCGACCATGAAGTTCGAGCCCCAGCCGTGCATGGCGCGCAGGAACCAGCCCAGCGGCAGTTGATGATTCAGAACCTGGAGGGACCCCCATGCGTGCGCGGCCGACGGTTGGTAGACAAGGCCCAGCAACACGCCCGTGACCACCTGCAGGATGAGCAGCGTGAGGCTGGCGGAGCCGAAGACGTACCACCAGCTTGCAGTGCTCTTCGGCACCGGATGCAGAACGGCATCCTTGACCGGCCCTTCGATTTGTACGCGCCGTTCTAGCCAATCGTAGAGGCGTCGGTACCACGGGCCGTGATGGCCGGGGATGTATCCGGGCATGATTCAATCCTTGCGATGAGTGCGGGTTGTTTCGGTTCGGCTGCACCGGGGCAGGGCCCGGACTTGGCGCGATTTTGCAGGGTGGGCATCTGGCCGGCGTTGATCATGAGCTTGCCGTTTTCGACCTTGACTTCGTAGGTGAAGAGGCCGCGCTCGGGCGGACCGGAGGCACGGCTGCCGTCGGCGTAGTAGACGCCGCCATGGCAGGGGCACATGAAGAGTTGCGACTCGCTGAACCAGCGCACCGGGCATCCGAGATGCGCGCAGTTGATGGCAAACACGGTGAAGTTTCCCTGTTCTACACTGCGCACGTAGGCGGGAATTTTGGCGGTTTCGCCGTCCCACGGGTCCGTGACGGGATTGGTGAAGGTGACCAAGCGGGTTTCGCCGGGCGGGAAGTCGGACGCGTTGCCGATCGCGATCCACTGCAGGTATTCCTTGCGGCGGAGCACGGGGCCGAAGAGATATCCGACAACCGGAACTGCAACAAGCGCGCCCACGATTGCATTGAGCGCGACGCCGACGTTCATGAGGAATGTGCGGCGCGAGACGCGTTCTCCATGCAGCCGCTCTTCCTGTTCCTGTGGGCTCGGCGGTGGAAGTTTTTCATCCATTATGTTGCTCCCTTTGGGGAGTGTTGTTCCGATTCGTGATCATGGCTTGCTCGCGCTGGGCTGCGTCTCAACGGGTTTCGCATTGGGCTGCATGTTGGGATAGGGCTGACCGGGACGTGCGGGGCGCTGGGCGATCAGCCATGCGGTCACGTTGGTGATTTCGTCGTCGCTCAGCGGGTGGCCCTTGATATGGTTGCGCCAATCGGGCTGGGCGATGTTTGGGTCGGGGTCAGGGCGGCCGGCGATGATGATGGTGCGCACGGTTTGCTCGTTGATGAGCGCCAGCAGCGAGCCGTCGAGGATTGACCCGTCTCTGCCGGGCTTCTGCGCATTCTCGCCGTGGCAGCTTGCGCATGCGGCTGTGTAGACTTGCTGGCCTTTGCTCACGTCGCCTGCATGCGTGGCCTTGTACGGTGGCGGTGTGTCGCTGCCGAAGGGGTTGGGCTTGCTCCAGCGCGCGCGCATTTCTTTCATCAACGTGTCGATTTGCGCATCGCTGAGTTCGCCTCCGGAGGAGACGTTGAAGCCAGGCATCAGCGTGCCCTTCTCGCCTTTGGCGATGATGTCGCGCATAGTAGTGTCGTCAATCAGCGCGAGGTATTCAGGATTGTTGAGTGCGATGGCGGCGCCGCCCTGGCCGTTGGCTCCGTGGCAACCGGCGCAGTTCTCGCCGTAGAGCTTGTCGAAGGACATGACGGCTTCGGGCCGCGGGACTTCAGGGCCGGGTTCAGGGCGGCCGGGCATGTTGCATCCGGCGATCGCAAACGCGAAGGGTGCAAGCAGGCACGCGTGGATGAGGGTCGGTCTCATTTGCGGTGCTCGTCTCCCTCATGTTCGTGGCCGCCCTCATGACCCGGGTGAATGCCGGGAGCTTCAATGCCGAGGCGGACCGGCAGCGGGACCTGACTCAGCCGTTTGAGCCGACCGGATCGGGAAACGACGTATCCGGCGACCAGGCCAAAGATGACCTGCGATGCGGCGAAGGACCACCAGTCGATGCGCTCGGCGAGGAACGGATTGACGATGCCGAGAATGCTGTGCAGCAGGCCGGTCCACGCGACGGGCGCGATGATGCCACCGAGGAGGATGGGACGCTTCGGCCAGATGGGCAACATCGCGCCATAGAGGATTCCGACCAGCAGTGTGGTTGCTCCCTGAATGATGTTGGCCGTGATGAACGCCTGGAGATTGAAGCGCTGCATCTCTTCGACGCTGGGGTTGGACCATACGCCGACGCCCGCGCCGCCGAGGAGATTCACCACGTACCAGACGCTGTGATAGCGGATGATGCCGTAGA from the Occallatibacter riparius genome contains:
- a CDS encoding c-type cytochrome, coding for MRPTLIHACLLAPFAFAIAGCNMPGRPEPGPEVPRPEAVMSFDKLYGENCAGCHGANGQGGAAIALNNPEYLALIDDTTMRDIIAKGEKGTLMPGFNVSSGGELSDAQIDTLMKEMRARWSKPNPFGSDTPPPYKATHAGDVSKGQQVYTAACASCHGENAQKPGRDGSILDGSLLALINEQTVRTIIIAGRPDPDPNIAQPDWRNHIKGHPLSDDEITNVTAWLIAQRPARPGQPYPNMQPNAKPVETQPSASKP
- a CDS encoding cytochrome b N-terminal domain-containing protein, which produces MPGYIPGHHGPWYRRLYDWLERRVQIEGPVKDAVLHPVPKSTASWWYVFGSASLTLLILQVVTGVLLGLVYQPSAAHAWGSLQVLNHQLPLGWFLRAMHGWGSNFMVAVVLIHMAQVFLFGAYKFPRELTWIVGVFMLLMTLGMAFTGQVLRWDQDAYWGLGIGASIMGRVPLIGGQLVHIMLGGPIINGATLTRFFALHVFIIPGTLLGLTALHVWMVLKLGINEWPMPGRVVRRETYIEEYNELSHKHGIPFVPGAVWKDLFFSAAIILAVAICAAIFGPFGPKGVPDPTIINTVPKPDFFFLWIYSVLSFLPPEMETPFILIAPVVAVAALVALPLIAGVGEKSWWRRPVAVFMVMFLAICFGVLTHLGTYTPWSPQMTAWSGAVIPANLLKDRTPLERKGAVVFQAKQCRNCHSVGGLGGMRGPALDDVATRLTEDQLYRQVLLGGGNMPAYGSALSPAETTALVKYLITLRPSYRPQAQDMSRQVAGQGGVPPDSNVQRGGTQIPPK
- a CDS encoding cytochrome c oxidase assembly protein, which translates into the protein MFAIVIFDSDPLPDNWLAAWSLPVVPFIGLAVMLALYLRGWFVANRTRPLELPAWRATCFVGGAAALWIALASPIDALDDYLLTAHMLQHFILMSVAPPLLVLGAPTVPLLRGLPRPLIRLLSRPVFRARWFHAICRLITHPVFAWLAMNIAYLGWHVPAMFELTFTSERIHDFEHLCFLLTSVAFWWVVLAPWPTQPRWPRWTVIPYLLGADILNTVLSATLAFSGRVLYAPYAAAERVSFLTPLQDQVAAGSEMWVLNSLVMLAPAVVITLQLLTPAALLRQQQGSSASRRIPVA
- a CDS encoding QcrA and Rieske domain-containing protein; this translates as MDEKLPPPSPQEQEERLHGERVSRRTFLMNVGVALNAIVGALVAVPVVGYLFGPVLRRKEYLQWIAIGNASDFPPGETRLVTFTNPVTDPWDGETAKIPAYVRSVEQGNFTVFAINCAHLGCPVRWFSESQLFMCPCHGGVYYADGSRASGPPERGLFTYEVKVENGKLMINAGQMPTLQNRAKSGPCPGAAEPKQPALIARIESCPDTSPAITARGTDASTIG